The following proteins come from a genomic window of Streptomyces sp. NBC_00539:
- a CDS encoding bifunctional RNase H/acid phosphatase, with protein MPRLVRFVVEADGGSRGNPGPAGYGAVVLDPATGETLAERAEYIGVATNNVAEYKGLIAGLKAARELAPDALVLVRMDSKLVVEQMSGRWKIKHPDMKPLATEAAAILPRAQVTYEWIPRERNKHADRLANEAMDAGRNGRQWEPSASSAALDHSVARALATPPPSGPPGDATAGAAAVRAALAAPSVTPAPAAGAEQAADTLFAEPGPATPAPAPGWGPDLGTPATFVLLRHGETALTPQKRFSGSGGSDPELSPAGRRQAAAVAGALAARGTVEAVVSSPLRRCRETAQAVADRLGLPVVIEEGLRETDFGAWEGLTFAEVGERFPDDLQAWLDSPKAAPSGGGESFTAVTRRVSAARDRLLEAYAGRTVLLVTHVTPVKTLVRLALGAPPESLFKMELSAASLSAVAYYADGNASVRLLNDTSHLR; from the coding sequence ATGCCGAGGCTCGTCCGGTTCGTCGTGGAGGCGGACGGCGGATCCCGGGGCAACCCGGGGCCCGCCGGCTACGGCGCGGTGGTCCTCGACCCGGCCACGGGCGAGACGTTGGCCGAGCGCGCCGAGTACATCGGCGTCGCGACGAACAACGTGGCCGAGTACAAGGGGCTGATCGCCGGGCTGAAAGCCGCCCGCGAGCTGGCCCCCGACGCGCTGGTCCTCGTACGCATGGACTCCAAGCTCGTCGTCGAGCAGATGTCGGGCCGCTGGAAGATCAAGCACCCGGACATGAAGCCGCTGGCCACCGAGGCGGCGGCGATCCTGCCACGCGCGCAGGTGACGTACGAGTGGATCCCGCGGGAGCGCAACAAGCACGCGGACCGGCTCGCCAACGAGGCCATGGACGCGGGCCGCAACGGCCGGCAGTGGGAGCCGTCGGCCTCCTCCGCCGCCCTGGACCACTCGGTGGCGCGCGCCCTGGCGACCCCGCCGCCGTCGGGCCCTCCCGGCGACGCCACGGCAGGGGCGGCCGCGGTCCGCGCGGCCCTCGCCGCCCCATCCGTTACGCCGGCACCCGCCGCGGGGGCCGAGCAGGCGGCGGACACCCTGTTCGCGGAGCCCGGCCCCGCCACGCCGGCGCCGGCGCCGGGATGGGGTCCCGACCTGGGTACCCCGGCCACCTTCGTGCTGCTGCGCCACGGCGAGACGGCGCTGACCCCGCAGAAGCGCTTCTCCGGCAGCGGCGGCTCCGACCCCGAACTGTCCCCGGCCGGCCGCCGCCAGGCCGCCGCGGTGGCGGGGGCGCTGGCCGCGCGGGGCACCGTGGAGGCCGTCGTCAGCTCCCCGCTGCGCCGCTGCCGGGAGACCGCGCAGGCGGTGGCGGACCGGCTCGGACTGCCGGTCGTCATCGAAGAGGGCCTGCGCGAAACGGACTTCGGTGCGTGGGAGGGCCTGACCTTCGCCGAGGTGGGGGAGCGCTTCCCGGACGACCTCCAGGCATGGCTGGACTCCCCGAAGGCGGCCCCCTCGGGCGGTGGCGAGAGCTTCACCGCCGTCACCCGCAGGGTGTCCGCCGCCCGCGACCGCCTGCTGGAGGCGTACGCGGGACGCACGGTACTGCTGGTCACGCACGTGACCCCGGTCAAGACGCTGGTCCGCCTCGCGCTCGGCGCGCCCCCGGAGTCCCTGTTCAAGATGGAACTGTCGGCCGCCTCGCTGTCGGCGGTGGCCTACTACGCCGACGGCAACGCCTCGGTCCGCCTCCTGAACGACACCTCGCACCTGCGCTAG
- a CDS encoding MerR family transcriptional regulator, with amino-acid sequence MRIGEIAALAGVTTRAVRHYHHIGLLPEPARLTNGYRTYTVRDAVLLARVRRLTELGLGLDEVRDVLADDAGRELAEILAELDADLARQQDELAARRRRLAELSGGDAPPALARLLDEAPPTSSPSAVLDREHLTLLDATGAGTRELYAALALLAADPAVLALYERLDALADAAADDPRIPALAADLVAAVPDEAFAAIAPGTGLDLPGFKEALLAEYAPAQAEVVRRVMDAFAERVRG; translated from the coding sequence ATGCGGATCGGAGAAATCGCCGCCCTGGCGGGAGTCACGACCAGGGCGGTACGCCACTACCACCACATAGGCCTGCTCCCGGAACCGGCGCGGCTGACCAACGGGTACCGGACGTACACCGTCCGGGACGCCGTCCTGCTGGCCCGCGTGCGCAGGCTGACCGAACTCGGGCTGGGCCTGGACGAGGTGCGGGACGTCCTGGCCGACGACGCGGGGCGCGAGCTCGCCGAGATCCTGGCGGAGCTCGACGCGGACCTGGCCCGGCAACAGGACGAACTGGCCGCACGCCGGCGGCGGCTCGCGGAACTGTCCGGCGGGGACGCCCCGCCCGCGCTCGCCCGGCTGCTCGACGAGGCGCCGCCGACGTCCTCGCCCAGCGCCGTGCTCGACCGGGAGCACCTGACGCTGCTCGACGCGACCGGTGCCGGGACCCGGGAGCTGTACGCCGCACTGGCCCTGCTGGCCGCCGACCCGGCGGTACTCGCCCTGTACGAGAGGCTGGACGCGCTCGCCGACGCCGCGGCCGACGACCCCCGCATCCCGGCGCTCGCCGCCGACCTGGTGGCGGCAGTCCCCGACGAGGCGTTCGCGGCGATCGCGCCCGGCACGGGCCTCGACCTCCCCGGGTTCAAGGAGGCCCTGCTCGCCGAGTACGCCCCCGCGCAGGCGGAAGTCGTACGCCGGGTCATGGACGCCTTCGCGGAACGGGTCCGGGGATGA
- a CDS encoding RNB domain-containing ribonuclease, translating into MPRRHLHMTGADGAALRAALRALRTRLGAPKQFPAAVIAEAESAAAHPRLPSTDVTGIPFFTIDPPGSVDLDQAMHLAKRPSGGYRVHYAIADVAAFVTPGGALDAEAHRRVTTLYFPDGKVPLHPAVLSEGAASLLPGQSRPALVWRLDLDADGRVESAEVRRALVRSRAKLDYATVQEAIDSGTADEALALLKTVGTLREALEVERGGISLNVPEQEVVEQAGSYALAFRVPLPADAWNAQISLMTGMAAADMMLAAGTGILRTLPSAPDGAVGRLRRAAKALRIDWPHHVPYAELVRSLDPHLPAHAAFLQECTTLLRGAGYTAFAPGQTPVPLLHAAVAAPYAHCTAPLRRLVDRYAGELCVAASAGAEPPEWAVAALSALPHEMAEGTRLANTAERECVDLVEAAVLKDRVGETFEATVIDVKEHEPQIGTVQLEDPAVVGRIESPTAQLPLGERIRVRLTRSDPGTSKILFAPA; encoded by the coding sequence ATGCCACGCCGTCACCTGCACATGACCGGCGCGGACGGGGCCGCGCTGCGGGCCGCGCTGCGCGCACTGCGGACGAGGCTGGGCGCGCCCAAGCAGTTCCCCGCCGCCGTGATCGCCGAGGCCGAGTCGGCCGCCGCGCACCCCCGCCTCCCGTCGACCGACGTGACCGGCATCCCCTTCTTCACCATCGACCCGCCCGGCTCCGTCGACCTCGACCAGGCCATGCACCTGGCGAAACGTCCCTCCGGCGGCTACCGCGTGCACTACGCGATCGCCGATGTCGCCGCCTTCGTCACCCCCGGCGGCGCCCTCGACGCCGAAGCCCACCGGCGGGTCACCACCCTCTACTTCCCCGACGGGAAGGTCCCGCTGCACCCGGCCGTGCTCTCGGAGGGTGCGGCCAGCCTGCTGCCCGGCCAGAGCCGCCCCGCGCTGGTGTGGCGGCTCGACCTGGACGCCGACGGCCGGGTGGAGAGCGCGGAGGTGCGCCGGGCCCTGGTCCGCAGCCGGGCGAAACTCGACTACGCCACCGTCCAGGAGGCCATCGACTCCGGGACGGCGGATGAGGCCCTCGCTCTGCTCAAGACCGTCGGGACGCTCCGCGAGGCCCTGGAGGTGGAGCGCGGCGGGATCTCCCTGAACGTGCCCGAGCAGGAGGTGGTGGAGCAGGCCGGCTCCTACGCGCTCGCCTTCCGGGTGCCGCTCCCGGCGGACGCCTGGAACGCCCAGATCTCCCTGATGACGGGCATGGCCGCCGCCGACATGATGCTCGCCGCCGGGACCGGGATCCTGCGCACCCTGCCCAGCGCCCCCGACGGCGCGGTCGGCCGGCTGCGGCGAGCGGCGAAGGCCCTGCGGATCGACTGGCCCCACCACGTCCCGTACGCGGAACTCGTCCGCTCCCTCGACCCGCACCTGCCCGCCCACGCCGCCTTCCTCCAGGAGTGCACGACCTTGCTGCGCGGCGCCGGGTACACGGCCTTCGCCCCCGGTCAGACCCCCGTCCCGCTGCTGCATGCCGCGGTGGCGGCCCCGTACGCGCACTGCACCGCACCGCTGCGCCGGCTGGTCGACCGGTACGCCGGTGAACTGTGCGTGGCGGCGTCCGCCGGGGCCGAGCCGCCGGAGTGGGCCGTCGCCGCACTGTCGGCGCTGCCGCACGAGATGGCGGAGGGCACCCGGCTGGCGAACACCGCGGAGCGGGAGTGCGTGGACCTGGTCGAGGCGGCCGTGCTCAAGGACCGGGTCGGCGAGACCTTCGAGGCGACGGTGATCGACGTGAAGGAACACGAACCGCAGATCGGAACGGTCCAGCTGGAGGACCCGGCGGTGGTCGGCCGCATCGAGTCCCCCACGGCGCAGCTGCCCCTCGGCGAACGCATCCGCGTCCGTCTCACCCGGTCCGACCCGGGCACGTCCAAGATCCTCTTCGCCCCTGCCTAG
- the yaaA gene encoding peroxide stress protein YaaA, with protein sequence MLVLLPPSEGKAAGGSGAPLDLGSLSLPGLAGARAAVLDELVELCAADETKAREVLGLSEGLRGEVAKNAELRSAVARPAGEIYTGVLYDALGLAGLPEPARARAERSLLVFSGLWGAVRMTDRIPTYRCSMGVKLPGLGALGAYWRTPMAEAMPQAAGEGLVLDLRSSAYASAWKPKGEVAGRTATVRVLHSQVVDGVEKRSVVSHFNKATKGRLVRDLLLAGAVPGSPAELVEALRELGYAVEAQEPGKPAKPWSLDVVVTQIH encoded by the coding sequence GTGCTCGTGCTGCTGCCGCCCTCCGAGGGAAAGGCCGCCGGGGGTTCCGGCGCACCACTGGACCTGGGATCGCTGTCGCTGCCCGGGCTGGCCGGGGCACGGGCGGCCGTGCTGGACGAGCTCGTCGAACTGTGCGCGGCCGACGAGACCAAGGCGCGCGAGGTGCTGGGCCTGAGCGAGGGCCTGCGGGGCGAGGTCGCCAAGAACGCGGAGCTGCGGTCGGCCGTCGCGCGGCCCGCCGGGGAGATCTACACCGGGGTGCTGTACGACGCCCTCGGCCTGGCCGGCCTCCCGGAGCCGGCGCGGGCCCGGGCCGAGCGGTCGCTGCTGGTGTTCTCCGGGCTGTGGGGCGCGGTGCGGATGACGGACCGGATCCCCACCTACCGGTGCTCGATGGGCGTGAAGCTGCCCGGGCTCGGCGCGCTGGGCGCGTACTGGCGGACGCCGATGGCGGAGGCCATGCCACAGGCGGCGGGGGAGGGCCTCGTGCTGGACCTGCGCTCCTCCGCGTACGCGTCGGCCTGGAAGCCGAAGGGGGAGGTCGCGGGGCGGACGGCGACCGTGCGGGTGCTGCACTCCCAGGTGGTCGACGGGGTGGAGAAGCGGTCGGTGGTGAGCCACTTCAACAAGGCGACGAAGGGCCGGCTGGTACGGGACCTGCTGCTGGCGGGCGCGGTACCGGGCAGCCCCGCGGAGCTGGTGGAGGCGCTGCGGGAGCTGGGCTACGCGGTGGAGGCGCAGGAGCCGGGCAAGCCGGCGAAGCCGTGGTCGCTGGACGTCGTGGTGACGCAGATCCACTGA
- a CDS encoding GNAT family N-acetyltransferase, with amino-acid sequence MIEVYEVLPAGVAAQVGALEAVTWPGAGSGHDPALAPRTVVLWDGDGEGAGEGAGVVAACLTLLRKEIRFAGGTYRASGLSAVVTRPELRGRGLGGRLVRAARELLAADPEVDVALFSCDRELTPFYEAAGFAHLPGTVLLGGTPADPLPSDRPGFDKSVLAAFFTPDPAATRAVFTAARIPLYPGPVDRLW; translated from the coding sequence GTGATCGAGGTGTACGAGGTGCTCCCGGCCGGGGTCGCCGCGCAGGTCGGGGCGCTGGAGGCGGTGACCTGGCCCGGGGCGGGGTCCGGCCACGACCCGGCGCTGGCCCCGCGCACCGTGGTGCTGTGGGACGGGGACGGGGAGGGGGCCGGGGAAGGGGCCGGGGTGGTGGCCGCCTGCCTGACCCTGCTGCGCAAGGAGATCCGGTTCGCGGGCGGCACGTACCGCGCGTCCGGGCTCAGCGCGGTGGTGACCCGGCCGGAGCTGCGCGGGCGGGGCCTCGGCGGCCGCCTGGTGAGGGCGGCCCGTGAGCTGCTGGCCGCCGACCCGGAGGTGGACGTGGCCCTGTTCAGCTGCGACCGGGAGCTGACCCCGTTCTACGAGGCGGCCGGCTTCGCGCACCTGCCCGGCACGGTCCTGCTCGGCGGCACCCCGGCCGATCCGCTGCCGAGCGACCGGCCGGGCTTCGACAAGTCCGTCCTGGCGGCCTTCTTCACCCCGGACCCGGCGGCCACCCGCGCGGTGTTCACGGCCGCGCGGATCCCGTTGTACCCGGGGCCGGTCGACCGCCTCTGGTAG
- a CDS encoding PhzF family phenazine biosynthesis protein, which produces MTDTTEPTRVLRYTAFSTDPAGGNPAGVVLDASALDDERMLEIAAELGYSETAFLTPPPQDLDAEPGRGFTLRFFSPKAEVSFCGHATVATAVALGERIGPGALVFATPAGTVPVSVTEADGGLRAVLTSVEPHTEAVSPEDLAEALAALDWPAADLDPAFPPCIAYAGARHLVLGAATRARLGRLDYDFARLEALMRRLDLTTVQLVYREGPELFHVRDPFPVGGVVEDPATGAAAAAFGAYARELGLVPEGATLTLRQGEDMGRPGVLTVELRPGDARVRVGGAAVALA; this is translated from the coding sequence ATGACTGATACGACGGAACCGACCCGGGTGCTGCGCTACACCGCCTTCTCCACCGACCCGGCCGGCGGCAACCCCGCCGGGGTCGTGCTCGACGCGAGCGCGCTGGACGACGAGCGGATGCTCGAGATCGCGGCGGAGCTGGGGTACAGCGAGACCGCGTTCCTGACTCCCCCGCCGCAGGACCTGGACGCCGAGCCCGGACGGGGCTTCACGCTGCGGTTCTTCAGCCCGAAGGCGGAGGTCTCCTTCTGCGGGCACGCCACCGTCGCCACCGCCGTCGCGCTGGGCGAGCGGATCGGTCCGGGCGCACTCGTCTTCGCGACTCCGGCGGGCACCGTGCCGGTATCGGTGACCGAGGCCGACGGGGGCCTGCGGGCGGTGCTGACCAGCGTCGAGCCGCACACCGAGGCCGTGTCCCCCGAGGACCTCGCCGAGGCACTGGCCGCGCTGGACTGGCCGGCCGCCGACCTCGACCCGGCCTTCCCGCCGTGCATCGCCTACGCCGGGGCCCGCCACCTCGTGCTCGGCGCCGCGACCCGCGCCCGCTTGGGCCGCCTGGACTACGACTTCGCCCGGCTGGAGGCGCTGATGCGCCGCCTGGACCTCACCACGGTCCAGCTGGTGTACCGCGAGGGCCCGGAGCTGTTCCACGTCCGGGACCCGTTCCCGGTCGGCGGCGTCGTCGAGGACCCCGCCACGGGGGCGGCGGCGGCCGCGTTCGGGGCGTACGCGCGCGAGCTCGGGCTGGTCCCGGAGGGGGCGACGCTGACGCTGCGCCAGGGAGAGGACATGGGCCGGCCCGGGGTCCTGACGGTGGAACTGCGGCCGGGTGACGCCCGGGTGCGGGTGGGCGGCGCCGCGGTGGCCCTCGCGTGA
- a CDS encoding SDR family oxidoreductase, with the protein MNAPGKKIAVVTGAGSGIGRSVALALAAAGWSVAVAGRRAQPLEDTAEAAGDGADMLCVRADVSDPDEVDALFRTVRERYGRLDLLFNNAGTFGPGGVPLEDITYEAWRSVVDVNLTGSFLCAQAAFRQMKAQDPQGGRLINNGSISAHVPRPHSIAYTATKHAMTGLTKSLSLDGRPYRIACGQIDIGNAATEMTQRMQSGILQANGQLAVEPVMDAADVARTVVHMAELPLEANVQFATVMATAMPYIGRG; encoded by the coding sequence ATGAACGCACCTGGGAAGAAGATCGCTGTGGTGACCGGGGCCGGCTCCGGCATCGGCCGCTCCGTCGCCCTCGCCCTGGCGGCCGCGGGCTGGTCGGTGGCGGTGGCCGGGCGCCGTGCGCAGCCGCTGGAGGACACCGCCGAGGCGGCCGGGGACGGCGCCGACATGCTGTGCGTACGGGCGGACGTGAGCGATCCGGACGAGGTGGACGCCCTCTTCCGAACCGTCCGGGAGCGGTACGGGCGGCTCGACCTGCTCTTCAACAACGCCGGCACCTTCGGCCCCGGCGGGGTCCCGCTGGAGGACATCACGTACGAGGCCTGGCGCTCGGTCGTGGATGTCAACCTGACCGGTTCCTTCCTGTGCGCGCAGGCGGCGTTCCGGCAGATGAAGGCGCAGGACCCGCAGGGCGGCCGGCTCATCAACAACGGCTCCATCTCGGCGCACGTGCCGCGCCCGCACTCCATCGCCTACACCGCGACCAAGCACGCCATGACGGGTCTGACGAAGTCGCTGTCGCTGGACGGGCGGCCGTACCGGATCGCGTGCGGGCAGATCGACATCGGCAACGCGGCGACCGAGATGACGCAGCGCATGCAGAGCGGCATCCTCCAGGCCAACGGGCAGCTGGCCGTGGAGCCCGTGATGGACGCGGCTGACGTGGCGCGCACGGTGGTGCACATGGCGGAGCTGCCGCTGGAGGCGAACGTGCAGTTCGCGACGGTGATGGCGACTGCCATGCCGTACATCGGGCGGGGCTGA
- a CDS encoding Bcr/CflA family multidrug efflux MFS transporter, producing MPERVPGTARGRKPSSALPHPSPAARRTGLLVTFILGGLTALPPLSMDMYLPALPQVTSALHSPAATVQLTLTSCLAGMALGQLVIGPMSDKWGRRRPLLTGMIVYVLATAVCALAPTTELLVGFRLAQGLAGAAAIVIARAIVRDLYDGVEMARFFSTLMLISGAAPIIAPLIGGQVLRFADWRGVFVVLTAVGTALTLVVWRALDETLPPERRHTGGVGAALRTMRGLLGDRVFAGYTLAGGFAFAVLFSYISASPFVVQEIYGASPQQFSLLFGLNSVGLIAVGQINGKLLVGRVSLDKVLACGLAVVTVDAVALLLMAGGAFGKVGLAPMAAGLFVLMSAMGVLMPNTNAQALMRTPHAAGSASALLGTSSFLVGAVASPLVGIAGEDTAVPMALVQLVCALLSAACFLGLCRPWQNREPLVAAGQ from the coding sequence ATGCCGGAGAGAGTCCCTGGGACGGCCCGCGGCCGCAAGCCGTCGTCCGCCCTCCCGCACCCCTCTCCGGCGGCGCGCCGAACCGGCCTGCTCGTCACCTTCATACTCGGCGGGCTGACCGCTCTGCCGCCGCTGTCCATGGACATGTACCTGCCGGCGCTGCCGCAGGTCACCTCCGCCCTGCACAGCCCCGCCGCCACGGTCCAGCTGACCTTGACCTCCTGCCTCGCCGGCATGGCACTGGGCCAGCTCGTCATCGGCCCGATGAGCGACAAGTGGGGGCGCCGCAGGCCCCTGCTGACCGGCATGATCGTCTACGTGCTGGCCACCGCCGTCTGCGCGCTCGCCCCCACCACCGAACTCCTCGTCGGCTTCCGGCTGGCCCAGGGCCTGGCCGGCGCGGCGGCCATCGTCATCGCCCGCGCCATCGTGCGCGACCTGTACGACGGGGTCGAGATGGCCCGGTTCTTCTCCACGCTGATGCTGATCTCCGGCGCCGCCCCGATCATCGCCCCGCTCATCGGCGGCCAGGTGCTGCGCTTCGCCGACTGGCGCGGGGTCTTCGTCGTCCTCACCGCCGTCGGCACGGCACTGACGCTGGTGGTGTGGCGGGCGCTCGACGAGACGCTGCCGCCCGAGCGGCGCCACACCGGAGGCGTGGGTGCCGCCCTGCGCACCATGCGCGGGCTGCTCGGCGACCGGGTCTTCGCCGGGTACACCCTGGCCGGCGGCTTCGCGTTCGCGGTGCTCTTCTCGTACATCTCCGCCTCGCCGTTCGTGGTCCAGGAGATCTACGGGGCTTCGCCGCAGCAGTTCAGCCTGCTGTTCGGCCTGAACTCGGTCGGCCTGATAGCGGTCGGCCAGATCAACGGCAAGCTGCTGGTGGGCCGGGTCAGCCTGGACAAGGTCCTGGCCTGCGGGCTCGCCGTCGTCACCGTGGACGCGGTCGCCCTGCTGCTGATGGCGGGCGGCGCGTTCGGGAAGGTGGGGCTGGCGCCGATGGCGGCCGGGCTCTTCGTGCTGATGTCGGCGATGGGCGTGCTGATGCCGAACACCAACGCGCAGGCGCTGATGCGTACGCCGCATGCCGCGGGGTCCGCGTCCGCGCTGCTCGGCACCTCCTCGTTCCTGGTCGGGGCGGTCGCCTCGCCGCTGGTCGGCATCGCGGGCGAGGACACGGCGGTGCCGATGGCGCTCGTCCAGCTCGTCTGCGCGCTGCTGTCGGCGGCCTGCTTCCTCGGGCTGTGCCGCCCGTGGCAGAACCGGGAGCCGCTGGTGGCCGCGGGTCAGTAG
- a CDS encoding small ribosomal subunit Rsm22 family protein — MNASAALPASGPTTAETLRSALGGLLDGLPPKQASAAVERLIANYRGTIPTDVPVLRDRSDVAAYAAYRMPATFEAVRSALDALAEAAPEWSPGSHVDVGGGTGAATWAADATWDGPRATTVLDWAEPALALGRELASRSSSPVLRAAEWRRAVIGAGTTIPEADLVTVSYVLGELTVEARRAVVAEAARAGRAVVLIEPGTPEGYLRIREARGQLIDAGMTVAAPCPHDGTCPIEVGQDWCHFSARVSRSSLHRQVKGGSLPYEDEKFSYVAATRFPVEPAASRITRRPQIRKGLVLLDLCGPPQEGLTRATVTKRHGDLYKAARDADWGQDWPPAPEPR; from the coding sequence GTGAACGCCTCCGCCGCCCTTCCCGCTTCCGGTCCCACCACCGCCGAGACCCTGCGCTCCGCGCTCGGCGGGCTGCTCGACGGGCTGCCGCCGAAGCAGGCCTCGGCGGCCGTCGAGCGGCTGATCGCCAACTACCGCGGCACGATCCCCACCGACGTGCCCGTGCTGCGCGACCGTTCGGACGTGGCGGCGTACGCGGCGTACCGGATGCCGGCCACCTTCGAAGCCGTACGTTCCGCCCTGGACGCCCTGGCGGAGGCCGCGCCCGAGTGGTCGCCGGGCTCGCACGTCGACGTGGGCGGCGGCACCGGCGCCGCGACCTGGGCGGCGGACGCCACCTGGGACGGCCCGCGCGCCACCACGGTGCTGGACTGGGCGGAGCCGGCGCTTGCCCTGGGCCGGGAACTGGCCTCGCGCTCCTCGTCGCCCGTGCTGCGCGCGGCCGAGTGGCGCCGGGCCGTCATCGGCGCCGGGACCACGATCCCGGAGGCGGACCTCGTGACCGTGTCGTACGTGCTCGGCGAACTCACCGTGGAGGCCCGCCGGGCGGTCGTCGCCGAGGCGGCGCGCGCCGGCCGGGCGGTGGTGCTGATCGAGCCGGGCACCCCCGAGGGCTACCTGCGCATCCGCGAGGCCCGCGGGCAGCTGATCGACGCCGGGATGACGGTGGCCGCGCCCTGCCCGCACGACGGGACCTGCCCGATCGAGGTCGGCCAGGACTGGTGCCACTTCTCGGCGCGGGTCAGCCGGTCCTCGCTGCACCGGCAGGTCAAGGGCGGCTCCCTCCCGTACGAGGACGAGAAGTTCAGCTACGTGGCCGCGACGCGCTTCCCCGTGGAGCCGGCCGCCTCCCGGATCACGCGCAGGCCGCAGATCCGGAAGGGGCTGGTCCTGCTGGACCTGTGCGGTCCGCCGCAGGAGGGCTTGACCCGGGCCACCGTGACCAAGCGCCACGGTGACCTCTACAAGGCGGCGCGGGACGCGGACTGGGGACAGGACTGGCCGCCCGCCCCCGAGCCGCGCTGA
- the ddaH gene encoding dimethylargininase — protein MLCTRTAHAPRVSREEPSLRRDATPRRYLMCPPAHFKVTYSINPWMDPAKPVDLPLAQAQWEDLRDRYRALGHTVETLVPDPALPDMVYAANGALVIDGRVLGARFAYAERSAEAEIHLEWFRTHGFRDIHEPSHINEGEGDFAVTATYILAGRGYRSSPLSHDEAQEFFGRPVIGLDLVDPRFYHLDTALCVLDGDEIMYHPPAFSPGSQAVLRRLFPDALIVDDEDAAAFGLNSVSDGLHVLLPQAAAGLLTPLRERGFEPIPMDLGELLKGGGSIKCCTQELRP, from the coding sequence ATTCTCTGCACACGCACAGCACACGCACCGCGAGTCAGTCGTGAGGAGCCTTCTTTGCGCAGAGACGCCACACCCCGGCGCTACCTGATGTGCCCACCCGCGCACTTCAAGGTCACGTACTCCATCAACCCGTGGATGGACCCCGCGAAACCGGTGGACCTGCCCCTCGCACAAGCCCAGTGGGAAGACCTGAGGGACCGCTACCGCGCCCTGGGCCACACCGTCGAGACCCTGGTTCCGGACCCCGCACTGCCCGACATGGTCTACGCGGCCAACGGCGCCCTGGTCATCGACGGCCGCGTGCTGGGGGCCCGGTTCGCCTACGCGGAACGCTCCGCCGAGGCGGAGATCCACCTGGAGTGGTTCCGGACCCACGGCTTCCGGGACATCCACGAGCCGTCCCACATCAACGAGGGCGAGGGCGACTTCGCCGTCACCGCCACCTACATCCTGGCGGGCCGGGGCTACCGTTCCAGTCCGCTCTCGCACGACGAGGCGCAGGAGTTCTTCGGCCGCCCCGTCATCGGCCTCGACCTGGTGGACCCGCGCTTCTACCACCTGGACACCGCCCTGTGCGTCCTGGACGGCGACGAGATCATGTACCACCCGCCGGCCTTCTCGCCCGGCAGCCAGGCCGTCTTGCGGCGGCTGTTCCCCGACGCCCTGATCGTGGACGACGAGGACGCGGCGGCCTTCGGCCTGAACTCCGTCTCCGACGGCCTGCACGTCCTGCTCCCCCAGGCCGCGGCGGGTCTGCTCACACCCCTGCGCGAGCGGGGCTTCGAGCCGATCCCGATGGATCTGGGCGAGCTGCTCAAGGGCGGTGGCAGCATCAAGTGCTGCACGCAGGAGCTGCGGCCGTGA